The Montipora foliosa isolate CH-2021 chromosome 1, ASM3666993v2, whole genome shotgun sequence genome has a window encoding:
- the LOC138000414 gene encoding solute carrier family 22 member 15-like — protein sequence MNQQLTTDEVLLKIGSYGRFQIILTVFVNIAYGLWWGFPLYVMMFIASEPGWKCETHDNSTCPFNKTIHLGDDEYSFRCNIPRKDWTFEHDRTSVVTQFDLVCDRGSFGFISTSAMFAGHFIGSLVVSPISDKFGRKIPLFVCGFLCCLLNFLSAFSPTFWVFALFRALVGFMIGAYSIPLFVLTTEFSGRRQRSTAGSLVWIGFGVLKLLLAAFAYGIREWKTLTMVTAAPGFLVVAAWFITPESVRWLLKKGRVAEARENLSRIAKINRKKMPEESLASPKQEKLGEFRDLFSSMKMVHKTLGSWFIWFAASFIVWGVSLSAPFLSGSVYINVLISALSGLVVYPLMTFVNLRFGRRKILMVSFLAAALGSIGALLLSDKAKYDESYRIGEIFLYLFVANLGGDAAFLMVYIFSAELFPTTLRNVGLGTSTAVARVSAFASVYAPYLLTIHRFLPYGIMAGLAVAGAIVGMTLPETFNQPTMEDLESQMQEDDVFDVSDPDNNEKSALL from the exons ATGAATCAGCAACTAACCACAGACGAAGTTTTGCTAAAGATTGGCAGCTATGGGCGGTTCCAAATCATTCTCACCGTATTTGTCAATATTGCCTATGGGCTCTGGTGGGGCTTTCCATTATATGTGATGATGTTCATTGCATCGGAGCCAGGATGGAAGTGTGAAACCCATGATAACTCCACTTGCCCTTTCAACAAAACGATTCATCTCGGAGACGACGAGTACTCCTTCCGATGCAATATTCCTAGGAAAGACTGGACATTCGAACACGACCGAACATCAGTGGTTACTCAG ttTGACCTGGTGTGTGACCGTGGCTCATTTGGATTTATCTCAACCTCGGCTATGTTTGCCGGCCATTTTATTGGCAGCCTTGTCGTTAGCCCGATCTCTGACAAGTTTGGACGCAAGATTCCCCTGTTTGTTTGTGgattcttatgttgtttgttaaATTTTCTCTCTGCATTTTCTCCCACGTTCTGGGTATTTGCACTATTTCGTGCACTTGTTGGCTTCATGATTG GTGCCTACAGCATCCCATTGTTCGTTTTGACAACAGAGTTTTCAGGAAGGCGCCAAAGAAGTACTGCAGGATCACTAGTGTGGATCGGATTTGGTGTATTAAAATTGCTTTTAGCAGCATTTGCATACGGAATCAGAGAATGGAAAACATTAACCATGGTAACTGCAGCTCCGGGCTTCCTGGTTGTAGCAGCGTGGTT TATCACACCAGAGTCTGTTCGTTGGCTTCTTAAGAAAGGTCGCGTAGCTGAAGCGAGGGAAAACCTGAGTAGAATAGCCAAGATAAATCGTAAGAAAATGCCAGAAGAGTCCCTGGCTTCACCTAAACAAGAAAAGCTCGGTGAATTTCGTGACCTTTTCTCCTCCATGAAAATGGTGCACAAGACTCTCGGCTCATGGTTTATATG GTTTGCGGCATCGTTCATCGTTTGGGGAGTGTCTTTAAGCGCTCCTTTCCTTAGTGGAAGTGTCTACATTAACGTCCTGATAAGTGCATTGTCCGGTCTGGTGGTGTATCCTTTAATGACTTTCGTGAACTTGAG GTTCGGTCGCAGAAAAATTCTTATGGTGTCGTTCCTGGCTGCTGCCTTAGGTTCGATTGGAGCTCTTCTACTATCGGACAAAGCCAAGTATGACGAAA GTTACAGGATTGGAGAAATCTTCTTGTATCTGTTTGTCGCTAACCTTGGTGGAGACGCTGCGTTTCTTATGGTGTACATTTTCTCTGCAGAGCTGTTCCCAACAACTTTACG GAACGTCGGACTGGGTACGTCAACCGCCGTGGCACGTGTAAGCGCTTTCGCCTCAGTTTACGCTCCTTACTTG TTGACAATTCACCGTTTCCTGCCGTATGGGATCATGGCCGGACTCGCTGTGGCAGGTGCTATTGTTGGGATGACCTTGCCAGAAACTTTCAATCAGCCAACGATGGAAGATTTGGAGTCTCAAATGCAAGAAGATGATGTCTTTGATGTCTCTGATCctgataataatgaaaaaagtgctcttctgtaa
- the LOC137978716 gene encoding uncharacterized protein, giving the protein MGKHKKDKKKTNKKSRKKERVDKSSRKKDRKESENERRIMDNRKRAHSVHSSSEDSDPEPKRPKLVKTPKKGQKVQKPVSGFLSVSAVQSSADKASPATFNVDTVVEVYRFGQTKCHYKRHTIVCSSLLDKSLNDFKKSSRQSYGLEEDARRANIGSFEIEVGICPRTTDYNLTTFTGKTEAEWQNVIGRLSSQLHQYQLLKNDIFIFSRSCTVDVAKEAVALVRELTVPVGEREIVLTEEVFESVTALLNGEKDARAEYGDQHDLYNHVAEISDEDVDEMEETVCVDTIALCTSRRGRQIRRPLRLDL; this is encoded by the exons ATGGGCAAACAtaagaaagacaagaaaaagACCAACAAGAAGAGTAGAAAGAAGGAAAGGGTGGACAAGAGTTCTAGAAAGAAAGACAGGAAAG AGAGCGAAAATGAAAGGCGGATCATGGATAACAGAAAACGCGCTCACTCCGTTCACTCCTCGTCTGAAGATTCTGACCCTGAGCCTAAGCGACCTAAGCTTGTCAAGACCCCCAAGAAGGGTCAGAAGGTGCAAAAGCCAGTTTCAGGTTTTCTTAGTGTTAGTGCTGTCCAAAGTAGTGCAGACAAGGCAAGTCCTGCAACCTTCAACGTGGATACTGTTGTAGAAGTTTACCGCTTTGGGCAAACTAAGTGCCACTACAAGAGACACACTATTGTGTGTTCATCGCTGTTAGACAAGTCATTGAACGACTTCAAAAAGTCCTCCCGCCAATCTTACGGATTGGAAGAGGATGCCAGACGGGCCAACATTGGGTCATTTGAGATTGAGGTCGGGATTTGCCCGCGAACAACTGATTACAATCTCACTACCTTCACTGGAAAGACAGAAGCAGAATGGCAGAATGTTATTGGCAGGCTCAGCAGCCAATTACACCAGTATCAACTGTTAA aaaatgacatttttattttcagcAGAAGTTGCACTGTAGATGTGGCTAAGGAGGCAGTGGCTCTTGTTCGTGAACTCACTGTTCCAGTTGGAGAAAGAGAGATCGTTTTGACAGAAGAGGTCTTCGAAAGTGTAACTGCTCTTCTAAACGGCGAAAAAGATGCCCGAGCAGAATACGGTGATCAGCACGACTTGTACAACCACGTGGCGGAAATATCCGATGAAGACGTCGATGAAATGGAGGAAACAGTATGTGTGGACACAATCGCGCTTTGTACTTCGAGGCGAGGAAGGCAAATTCGTCGTCCACTCAGACTGGACTTGTAG